One Dictyoglomus sp. DNA window includes the following coding sequences:
- the tmk gene encoding dTMP kinase has protein sequence MESIFITFEGLDGCGKTTQARLLKEFLERKNYKIYLTREPGGTILGENIRNILLNSDISIHPWTEALLYLSSRAENSLVIKEKLKEKYIVICERYIDSTLAYQGYGRGLPINKLKKLNELVTFGLNPDVTILLDISPEKIFQRKESLDRIEKENLNFYHKVREGYLKIAKENKSRIFVISGELLIEEIHHIILKIILKKLER, from the coding sequence ATGGAAAGTATTTTTATTACTTTTGAGGGATTGGATGGATGTGGAAAAACCACTCAGGCAAGACTTCTTAAGGAGTTTTTAGAAAGAAAAAATTATAAAATTTATCTTACTAGAGAACCAGGAGGAACAATTTTAGGTGAAAATATAAGAAATATTCTTCTAAACTCTGATATTTCTATTCATCCATGGACCGAGGCGTTATTATATCTTTCTTCAAGAGCTGAAAATTCTTTAGTGATTAAAGAAAAACTTAAAGAAAAATATATAGTAATATGCGAGAGATATATAGATTCAACTTTAGCATACCAAGGATATGGAAGGGGACTTCCTATTAATAAATTAAAAAAGTTAAATGAATTAGTTACCTTTGGGTTGAATCCTGATGTTACTATACTTTTAGACATATCTCCTGAGAAGATATTTCAAAGGAAGGAAAGTCTTGATAGGATTGAAAAAGAGAATTTGAATTTTTATCATAAAGTTAGAGAAGGATATTTAAAGATTGCAAAGGAAAATAAGAGCAGAATTTTTGTAATATCAGGAGAACTTTTAATAGAAGAAATTCACCATATTATTTTAAAAATTATCTTAAAAAAATTGGAGAGGTAA
- a CDS encoding DegV family protein has protein sequence MIRIVTDSTAALPEEFIKKYNVLVVPLKVAFENEVYRDGLDITPLQFFEKIKRTNIFPKTSQPSVEEFYNVYKNLEDADAIISIHISSKLSGTIGSANTARAMLPFAEKIHVIDSLVTEFALGYMVIEIGRAIEEGKNLNEIFDIIDKMKKNNETLFTVDTLEYLYRGGRIGAAQAWMGSILQIKPILELRNGAIEPVERVRTKQKVKDRILEIMKERIGDTPVKVAVAYSDNAEELKSIEKEIYERFNVKEYYFVSFSCTILSHIGPGSWGIICYKI, from the coding sequence ATGATTAGAATTGTTACCGATAGTACTGCTGCTTTACCTGAGGAGTTTATTAAAAAATATAATGTACTGGTTGTTCCTTTAAAAGTAGCTTTTGAAAATGAAGTTTATAGAGATGGTTTGGACATAACTCCTCTTCAGTTTTTTGAAAAAATTAAAAGAACTAACATTTTTCCAAAAACTTCGCAACCTTCGGTAGAAGAATTTTATAATGTATATAAAAATTTGGAAGATGCTGATGCTATAATTTCAATTCATATATCTTCAAAGTTAAGTGGAACTATTGGCTCTGCAAATACTGCGAGAGCTATGCTTCCTTTTGCTGAAAAAATTCATGTTATAGATTCTTTAGTAACAGAGTTTGCATTAGGATATATGGTAATTGAAATTGGAAGAGCAATTGAAGAAGGAAAGAATTTAAATGAGATTTTTGATATAATAGATAAAATGAAAAAAAATAATGAAACATTATTTACTGTGGATACATTAGAGTATCTTTATAGAGGTGGAAGAATTGGGGCAGCTCAGGCGTGGATGGGGAGTATTCTACAGATAAAGCCAATTTTAGAATTGAGAAATGGAGCAATAGAGCCTGTAGAGAGGGTAAGAACAAAACAGAAAGTTAAAGATAGGATTTTGGAAATTATGAAGGAGAGGATCGGAGATACTCCTGTAAAGGTAGCTGTTGCTTATTCTGATAATGCTGAAGAACTGAAAAGTATAGAAAAAGAAATTTATGAAAGATTTAATGTTAAAGAATATTATTTTGTCTCTTTCAGTTGTACGATTTTATCCCATATTGGACCAGGTTCATGGGGGATTATTTGTTATAAGATATAG
- a CDS encoding HDIG domain-containing protein has protein sequence MRKNKIIKKRTRKNIEKIKEKIRQKIFLITFLIFIAINIIILGVDFFINPPLRLGEISPRNIEAPRSIVYIDKDETNRMKNLLLSQLKPVYKIDQNITISALRKLEEVFKNFYGISEKSKKYLSSVPVSKINKIIEKTEIWLSDIYSKGISKDNIEQRREELTNFLIREFNIPSYFSKEIAKILIESNMYIDEKETELKKQELLKSIKPIEKLISKGDIIVKRGEIINEERYKILDAFGLTTSFNNIIKFISLLILVILFQISQKLFYFKLSLNPDLNIFVLSQVLFSLGLLLIKLFSIISPYLSPLASVFFLILTTLNISYSIIMNFQLSILFGLINNSFLLLIISFFNFLIIAYFLKDIEDRVKFIKITFYLFLSNILIISIFNFLSGDYKIESSEFLSTLVNPLLSTVLALGFLPFIENIFRIATPLRLLELSNPNHPLLHKLFLEAPGTYYHSLIVGNLAERAAEASNANIYLVRVASLYHDIGKIKRPQYYIENLMPGQKNPHNFLSPYISSLIIKNHTKEGAQIADEYKFPKSIIDIIEQHHGTSLITYFFHKQKELSHTYVFEEDFRYLGPKPKSKEAAIVMLADNVEAATRSLNNPNPETIEKIVRKVISEKITDGQLENANLTLEELEKISQSFIKTLLSMRHPRIPYPQVEIKKEASWR, from the coding sequence GTGAGGAAAAATAAGATTATTAAAAAAAGAACAAGAAAAAACATAGAGAAAATTAAAGAAAAAATAAGGCAAAAAATTTTTTTAATTACTTTTTTAATCTTCATAGCGATAAATATCATTATTCTCGGAGTAGATTTTTTTATAAATCCCCCATTAAGACTGGGAGAAATTTCCCCAAGAAACATTGAAGCTCCGAGATCAATTGTATATATTGACAAGGATGAAACAAATAGAATGAAAAATCTTCTTTTATCTCAATTAAAGCCAGTTTATAAGATTGATCAGAATATAACTATAAGTGCTTTAAGAAAATTAGAGGAGGTATTTAAAAATTTCTATGGAATTAGTGAAAAATCTAAAAAATATTTATCCTCTGTTCCTGTTTCAAAAATAAATAAAATCATAGAAAAAACTGAAATTTGGTTGTCTGATATATATTCAAAAGGAATTTCAAAGGATAATATAGAACAAAGAAGAGAGGAATTAACAAATTTTCTAATAAGAGAGTTTAATATTCCTTCTTATTTCTCTAAGGAAATCGCTAAAATCCTTATAGAATCTAACATGTACATTGATGAAAAAGAAACAGAACTAAAAAAACAAGAATTACTAAAATCGATAAAACCCATAGAAAAATTAATCTCAAAGGGAGATATTATAGTTAAAAGAGGAGAGATAATTAATGAAGAAAGATATAAAATATTAGACGCTTTTGGTCTTACTACATCTTTTAATAATATCATTAAGTTCATAAGTCTATTAATACTTGTTATTCTATTTCAAATATCTCAAAAGCTCTTTTATTTTAAACTTTCTCTTAATCCAGATTTAAATATCTTTGTACTTTCACAAGTACTCTTTTCCTTAGGCCTACTCTTGATTAAACTTTTCTCTATAATTTCACCCTATCTTTCTCCCTTAGCTTCAGTCTTTTTCTTAATCTTAACTACACTAAATATTTCTTATTCCATTATTATGAACTTTCAACTTTCTATACTTTTTGGTCTAATTAACAATTCCTTCTTACTTTTAATAATTTCCTTTTTTAACTTTCTTATTATTGCCTACTTTTTAAAAGACATTGAAGATCGAGTAAAATTTATAAAAATTACTTTTTACCTTTTTCTAAGCAATATACTTATTATATCTATCTTCAATTTCCTTTCAGGAGATTATAAAATTGAATCTTCAGAATTTTTAAGTACTCTAGTAAACCCGCTTTTATCTACAGTGTTAGCTCTTGGTTTTTTACCTTTCATAGAAAATATCTTTAGAATTGCAACTCCTTTAAGACTCCTGGAACTTTCTAACCCTAATCATCCTCTCCTTCATAAACTCTTTTTAGAAGCTCCTGGGACTTACTATCATAGCTTAATTGTGGGCAATTTAGCGGAAAGAGCAGCAGAAGCCTCAAATGCTAATATTTATCTTGTAAGAGTTGCGTCACTATATCACGATATTGGCAAAATAAAAAGACCTCAATATTACATAGAAAATCTCATGCCTGGACAAAAAAACCCTCACAATTTTCTTAGTCCTTATATAAGTTCTCTTATAATTAAAAATCATACAAAAGAAGGGGCTCAAATAGCAGACGAGTATAAATTTCCAAAATCAATAATAGACATAATAGAGCAACATCACGGAACAAGTCTAATAACTTATTTTTTTCATAAACAAAAAGAGTTATCTCATACTTATGTTTTTGAAGAGGATTTTAGATATTTAGGTCCTAAACCTAAATCTAAAGAGGCTGCAATAGTAATGTTAGCAGACAACGTTGAAGCTGCAACAAGATCTCTAAATAATCCAAATCCTGAAACAATAGAAAAAATTGTTAGAAAAGTGATAAGCGAAAAGATCACAGATGGGCAATTGGAAAATGCTAATCTTACTTTAGAAGAATTAGAAAAAATTTCTCAAAGTTTTATAAAAACCCTATTAAGTATGAGACATCCTCGAATACCATATCCTCAAGTTGAAATAAAAAAGGAGGCTTCCTGGCGATGA
- a CDS encoding cyclic-di-AMP receptor — protein MKLILAVIQEEDWKKIREIFIEKNLPFTFFKSKGGFLQEASITILTVVEEEKLEEVLTILKENCKEREKVIIPPLPSVELLRSVPMPVKIKVGGAVVIVLEVSHFEKI, from the coding sequence ATGAAATTAATTTTAGCAGTTATTCAAGAGGAAGATTGGAAAAAAATAAGAGAGATTTTCATAGAAAAGAACCTTCCGTTTACTTTCTTTAAAAGTAAAGGTGGATTTTTACAGGAAGCGAGTATTACAATACTTACGGTAGTAGAAGAAGAAAAATTAGAAGAAGTATTGACTATCTTAAAGGAAAATTGTAAAGAAAGAGAAAAAGTTATTATTCCTCCTTTACCTTCTGTGGAATTATTGAGAAGTGTTCCTATGCCTGTGAAAATAAAAGTTGGAGGAGCAGTAGTTATTGTTTTAGAAGTATCTCACTTCGAGAAGATTTAG
- a CDS encoding AAA family ATPase, protein MRQEILDDLDKLLEIFPEDIRKRLKEDEDIKDLIEVVIDLGREIEARFYKKNIIFHGRYATEEDINYVLSRVGEFSGDKRAGIERTLHRISAIENRHGRIIGLTCRVGRAVLGTVDIIRDVIETGKNILLLGKPGVGKTTLLRETARVLADELNKRVIIIDTSNEIGGDGDIPHPAIGRARRMQVPNPAKQHDVMIEAVENHMPEVIVIDEIGTELEAKAARTIAERGVQLIGTAHGITLQNLLLNPTLSDLVGGIQVVTLSDEEAKRRGTQKTVLERKAPPTFDIVIEIQERDRLAIHHDVSKTIDAMLRGYIIPPEIRIRTPEGKVEKIFVPPAKIQEEKESPSMQKKSEILKIFPYGISKNKLEKAIRNLGVPAYVVRNFSEANCLLLLKAHQKRARDLINEAERRNMIFSILRSNTVTQMERFLSDYFKIGNLKSVEEEKALREAQEGIEYVLTHEEPYELSPQPAYIRRLQHQLIQEYGLRSESVGVEPNRKVKIFPY, encoded by the coding sequence ATGAGACAAGAAATTTTAGACGATCTTGATAAATTATTAGAGATTTTTCCTGAGGATATTAGAAAAAGGTTAAAAGAGGACGAGGACATAAAAGATCTTATTGAAGTAGTTATAGATCTAGGTAGAGAGATAGAGGCTCGTTTTTACAAAAAAAATATCATCTTTCATGGAAGATATGCGACAGAAGAAGATATTAACTATGTTCTTTCTAGAGTAGGAGAATTTAGTGGAGACAAAAGAGCTGGAATTGAAAGAACTCTTCATAGAATTTCTGCAATTGAGAATAGACATGGAAGAATTATCGGTTTGACATGTAGAGTAGGGAGAGCAGTTTTAGGTACTGTAGATATTATAAGAGATGTTATTGAAACAGGGAAAAATATACTTCTTTTAGGAAAGCCAGGAGTTGGAAAAACTACTCTTTTAAGAGAAACAGCAAGGGTATTAGCAGATGAATTGAACAAAAGAGTAATAATCATTGATACATCTAATGAAATAGGAGGAGATGGTGATATTCCTCATCCAGCTATTGGAAGGGCAAGAAGAATGCAGGTTCCAAATCCTGCAAAACAACATGATGTTATGATTGAGGCAGTGGAAAATCATATGCCAGAAGTAATAGTAATTGATGAAATTGGTACAGAGTTAGAAGCAAAAGCAGCAAGAACAATAGCGGAAAGAGGTGTGCAATTAATAGGAACAGCTCATGGGATAACTCTTCAAAATCTTCTTTTGAATCCTACACTTTCTGATTTAGTTGGTGGTATTCAAGTTGTAACCTTAAGTGATGAAGAAGCAAAACGAAGAGGTACTCAAAAAACAGTCTTAGAAAGAAAGGCCCCTCCAACTTTTGATATTGTTATTGAAATCCAGGAAAGAGATAGATTAGCTATTCACCACGATGTGTCAAAGACTATAGATGCTATGCTAAGGGGATATATTATTCCTCCTGAGATTAGAATTAGGACTCCTGAGGGAAAGGTAGAAAAAATATTTGTTCCTCCAGCAAAGATTCAAGAAGAAAAAGAGTCTCCTTCTATGCAAAAGAAGTCTGAGATTTTAAAAATTTTTCCTTATGGAATTAGTAAAAATAAACTAGAAAAAGCAATTAGAAATTTAGGGGTTCCTGCGTACGTTGTTAGAAATTTCTCTGAGGCAAATTGTTTATTGCTTTTGAAAGCTCATCAAAAGAGAGCTAGGGATTTGATAAATGAGGCTGAGAGAAGAAATATGATTTTTTCTATTTTAAGAAGTAACACTGTAACCCAAATGGAAAGATTTTTATCTGATTATTTTAAAATAGGAAATCTTAAGAGTGTAGAAGAAGAGAAGGCTTTAAGAGAGGCTCAAGAGGGGATAGAGTATGTATTGACTCACGAAGAGCCTTATGAGTTATCTCCTCAACCTGCTTATATAAGAAGATTACAGCATCAGTTAATACAGGAATATGGTTTACGTTCTGAGAGTGTAGGGGTTGAGCCAAATAGAAAAGTAAAGATATTTCCTTACTAG
- the holB gene encoding DNA polymerase III subunit delta' yields MAFREIIGQKQAIEILRKSIKEEKISHTYLFVGPEGVGKKLTAISFAQALNCPVLPKEGCGECPKCNDIKNINFPDLLYYEPEGMWFKIQQVREIKKEIHWKPFQSKWKIIILDSAHQLRNESANALLKSLEEPPPYTIFILIAWRPEMLLPTIISRSQIVAFTYLNDEELRLIFKNIPEDKKEILISLAQGSPGKGYFWLDEENWQRREEFLKELSLLKKDNLNQIFELVEFLVEDRKVEYILALLEILLFWWRDLFFWKLYEKEEYITQKDFVREIARKSQEFSLERIRRNFRATQDTMRAIRNNAHLVLSLETLFLRQVY; encoded by the coding sequence ATGGCTTTTCGAGAGATTATAGGACAAAAGCAAGCTATTGAAATTTTAAGGAAAAGCATAAAAGAAGAAAAAATATCCCATACTTACCTTTTTGTCGGTCCCGAAGGTGTGGGAAAGAAGTTAACTGCAATATCTTTTGCTCAAGCTTTAAATTGTCCAGTATTACCAAAGGAAGGATGTGGGGAATGTCCTAAGTGTAATGATATAAAAAATATAAATTTTCCTGATCTTCTTTATTATGAGCCTGAAGGTATGTGGTTTAAAATTCAGCAAGTAAGAGAAATAAAGAAAGAAATACATTGGAAGCCTTTTCAAAGTAAATGGAAGATTATTATATTAGATTCTGCTCATCAACTAAGAAATGAGTCTGCAAATGCTCTATTGAAGTCTCTAGAAGAGCCTCCTCCTTATACTATTTTTATTTTAATTGCTTGGCGTCCTGAGATGCTACTTCCTACAATAATATCTCGAAGCCAGATTGTAGCCTTTACTTATCTAAATGATGAAGAATTAAGATTAATTTTTAAAAATATCCCTGAAGATAAAAAGGAAATATTAATTTCTCTTGCTCAGGGAAGTCCTGGAAAAGGATATTTTTGGTTGGATGAAGAAAATTGGCAAAGAAGAGAAGAATTTTTAAAAGAATTATCTCTTCTAAAAAAAGATAATTTAAATCAGATTTTTGAGCTAGTTGAATTTTTAGTTGAAGATAGAAAAGTAGAATATATTTTGGCTTTATTAGAAATATTATTGTTTTGGTGGAGAGATCTTTTCTTTTGGAAATTATATGAAAAAGAAGAATATATAACTCAGAAAGATTTTGTAAGAGAAATTGCAAGAAAATCTCAAGAATTTTCTTTGGAAAGAATAAGAAGAAATTTCAGGGCAACTCAAGATACAATGAGAGCTATTAGAAATAATGCTCATCTGGTTTTAAGTTTAGAAACTCTATTTTTGAGGCAGGTGTATTAA
- a CDS encoding 50S ribosomal protein L25/general stress protein Ctc, with translation MDILEIKAYKRKKLGKEWAKKYRKEGKIPAIMYGSHLEENIPLILDKKECQKIFKKGKYETESHILKINIIDDGEVRTENALLQSFQIDPLTDSIIHIDFHAVRLDEVVDTHVPIILVGEAIGVKRGGVLQHGISEIYIRALPLDIPSHIEIDISNLDIGDSILVKNIKLSEKIKILTPLDEVIVSILAPQRGEIESEVQGEGGVSS, from the coding sequence ATGGATATACTTGAGATAAAAGCATATAAGAGAAAAAAATTAGGAAAGGAATGGGCAAAGAAGTATAGAAAAGAGGGAAAAATTCCTGCTATAATGTATGGAAGTCACTTGGAAGAGAATATTCCTTTAATTTTAGATAAAAAGGAATGTCAAAAGATATTTAAAAAAGGAAAATATGAAACTGAATCTCATATTCTAAAAATTAATATTATAGACGACGGAGAAGTAAGAACGGAGAATGCCCTTTTACAAAGTTTTCAGATTGATCCTCTAACAGATTCTATAATCCATATTGATTTTCATGCTGTAAGGCTAGATGAAGTTGTAGATACTCATGTACCAATAATATTAGTAGGAGAGGCTATAGGAGTTAAAAGAGGTGGAGTTCTCCAGCATGGTATTAGCGAAATTTATATTAGGGCTTTACCTTTAGATATTCCGAGTCATATAGAAATTGATATTTCAAATCTAGATATTGGAGATTCAATATTAGTGAAAAACATTAAGCTTTCTGAAAAAATTAAAATTTTGACGCCCTTAGATGAAGTTATTGTGTCAATTCTTGCTCCTCAAAGGGGTGAGATAGAGTCAGAAGTTCAAGGTGAGGGTGGTGTTTCTTCCTAA
- a CDS encoding stage 0 sporulation protein, translating to MKESLYIAGVRLRTFKIYYFSTEKTNLKRGDWVIVKTVQGVEAGIVVIPPFLAPPDFKPATPLKPILRKANKEDLEKIRKYREEEKEGVKFVQEKANKLNLPMKILACEIAFDYSKITFHFASEERVDFRELVKELANHYKTRIELHQVGVRDEVKYLGALGICGREVCCHTFLPEFCSISVKMAKEQSLALNPLKISGICGRLMCCLAYEYEIYQEIKKEFPPKGSIVETLQGQGVIVDYHVPLKKVIVEFEEGRREFFSLDELKRIHVKEEDRKQDKIMEKILKMLEEN from the coding sequence ATGAAAGAATCGTTGTATATAGCTGGAGTTAGGCTAAGAACTTTTAAAATATATTATTTTTCTACTGAAAAAACAAATTTGAAAAGAGGAGACTGGGTGATAGTAAAAACTGTTCAAGGAGTAGAGGCAGGAATAGTTGTTATTCCTCCTTTTCTTGCCCCTCCTGATTTTAAACCTGCAACTCCATTAAAACCAATTCTTAGAAAGGCAAATAAAGAAGATTTAGAAAAAATTAGAAAATATAGAGAGGAAGAAAAAGAAGGAGTTAAATTTGTACAAGAAAAAGCAAATAAACTAAATCTTCCAATGAAGATTCTAGCATGTGAAATCGCTTTTGATTATAGTAAAATCACATTTCATTTTGCTTCTGAAGAGAGGGTGGATTTTAGAGAACTTGTTAAAGAATTGGCTAATCATTACAAAACTCGGATTGAACTTCATCAAGTTGGAGTTAGAGATGAAGTGAAATATTTAGGAGCACTAGGTATCTGTGGAAGAGAAGTTTGTTGTCATACCTTCCTTCCTGAGTTTTGCTCTATTTCAGTTAAAATGGCAAAGGAACAGTCTTTAGCTCTTAATCCCTTAAAAATATCTGGAATTTGTGGTAGATTGATGTGTTGTTTAGCCTATGAATATGAGATTTATCAGGAAATTAAAAAGGAATTTCCACCTAAGGGCAGTATAGTAGAAACTTTACAAGGTCAGGGAGTCATTGTAGATTATCATGTACCTTTGAAGAAAGTTATCGTTGAGTTTGAAGAGGGAAGAAGAGAATTTTTTTCACTAGATGAGCTAAAGAGGATCCATGTTAAAGAAGAGGATAGAAAGCAAGATAAAATAATGGAAAAAATATTGAAAATGTTAGAAGAAAATTAA
- a CDS encoding sugar phosphate nucleotidyltransferase, giving the protein MKDWVAVILSAGQGKRMKTERPKVLHLILDRPIIYYLTDLVSRIVKERYFIVVSPKLYKILYKEYEDHLVIQERPLGTGDAVRQLIPFLKEFKGNILILPGDVPLIKEETLKLLCEIHEKNNNVCTLLTTYIENPKGYGRIVRDVNGNILKIVEEKDATEEEKKIKEVNASIYAFSWESLKEVLPYLSNNNTQKEFYLTDTISLLLEKGKKIETLRTEPYEVMGINNQLELADIQRVLQEAINRKWMEEGVSFISPNLTFIGKYAILNKDVIIYPCTFIFGQSYLEKGAKISSNVMIEDYYIGEDVEIGSFSFISSKLRIKGD; this is encoded by the coding sequence ATGAAAGATTGGGTTGCAGTTATATTATCAGCGGGACAAGGAAAAAGAATGAAGACAGAGCGGCCCAAAGTTCTTCATCTTATTTTGGATCGCCCAATTATTTATTATCTTACAGATTTAGTATCGAGGATTGTAAAAGAAAGATATTTCATAGTTGTTAGTCCTAAATTATATAAAATCTTATATAAAGAATATGAGGATCACTTAGTTATCCAAGAGAGACCATTAGGCACAGGAGATGCAGTAAGACAATTGATACCTTTTTTGAAAGAGTTTAAAGGAAATATTCTTATTTTGCCTGGAGATGTTCCTTTAATTAAAGAAGAAACTCTTAAATTATTATGTGAAATTCACGAGAAAAATAATAATGTTTGTACTTTACTCACTACATATATTGAAAATCCTAAGGGATATGGCAGAATAGTAAGAGATGTCAATGGAAATATTTTAAAAATTGTTGAGGAAAAGGATGCTACTGAAGAAGAAAAAAAGATCAAAGAAGTTAATGCTTCCATATATGCATTTTCATGGGAGAGTTTAAAAGAGGTTCTACCTTATTTATCTAATAATAATACCCAAAAGGAATTTTATCTTACAGATACTATATCTTTATTATTGGAAAAAGGAAAAAAGATTGAAACTTTGAGGACTGAGCCTTATGAGGTTATGGGAATAAATAACCAGTTAGAATTGGCAGATATTCAAAGAGTTCTTCAGGAAGCGATAAATAGGAAGTGGATGGAGGAGGGAGTTTCATTTATATCTCCCAATTTAACTTTTATAGGAAAATATGCCATATTGAATAAAGACGTAATTATTTATCCTTGTACTTTTATTTTTGGACAAAGTTATTTAGAAAAAGGAGCAAAAATTTCTTCTAACGTCATGATAGAAGATTATTATATCGGAGAAGATGTAGAGATTGGGTCATTTTCTTTTATTTCATCAAAATTAAGAATTAAAGGAGATTAG
- a CDS encoding ribose-phosphate pyrophosphokinase — protein MTQKCLALYSGTSNPALAREVADYLGVELGDIEIRRFSDGEIYARIVKSVRGAEVYVIQSLGSSVNEYFMELLIIIDALKRASAEAVTAVIPYFAYARQDRKTKSREPITAKLVANLLTVAGADRVVTMDLHAGQIQGFFDIPVDNLSALPLFTRYFQDMDLKNPVVVSPDIGGVARAKALANRLHTPLAIIYKRRPSPEVAEVEEIIGDVKDRDVIICDDIVTTGNTLFSAAKLLREKGARDIYSAVTHGILTNNASEELQKSEIKELVVTNTLPIDKIKIVPKLKILSIGSLLGEAIRRISNKDSLSSLFD, from the coding sequence ATGACTCAAAAATGCTTGGCATTATATAGTGGGACATCTAATCCTGCATTGGCACGGGAGGTTGCAGATTACTTAGGGGTAGAATTGGGGGATATAGAGATAAGGCGATTTTCTGATGGGGAGATCTATGCAAGAATTGTTAAAAGTGTTCGAGGGGCAGAAGTTTATGTTATTCAATCTTTAGGAAGTTCTGTAAATGAGTATTTTATGGAATTATTGATTATTATTGATGCTCTTAAAAGGGCCTCTGCAGAGGCGGTTACTGCAGTTATTCCATATTTTGCTTATGCTCGTCAGGATAGAAAAACTAAGTCAAGAGAACCTATTACAGCAAAACTTGTGGCTAATTTATTAACTGTAGCTGGAGCTGATAGAGTTGTAACTATGGATCTTCATGCAGGCCAGATTCAGGGATTTTTTGATATACCTGTGGATAATTTATCTGCATTACCTCTATTTACAAGATATTTCCAAGATATGGATCTTAAAAACCCTGTAGTGGTTTCTCCAGATATAGGTGGGGTTGCTCGAGCAAAAGCTTTAGCTAATAGATTACATACTCCTTTAGCTATAATATATAAAAGAAGACCCTCCCCTGAAGTAGCAGAGGTAGAAGAAATAATTGGAGATGTAAAAGATAGAGATGTGATTATTTGTGATGATATTGTAACTACAGGAAATACTTTATTTTCTGCAGCAAAACTTTTAAGAGAAAAAGGAGCGCGAGATATATACTCTGCAGTTACTCATGGAATTCTTACAAACAATGCTTCAGAAGAACTTCAGAAGTCTGAAATCAAAGAATTAGTTGTAACAAATACTCTCCCTATTGATAAAATTAAGATTGTACCTAAGCTTAAAATTCTTTCTATAGGTAGTCTATTGGGAGAAGCTATTAGAAGAATCTCAAACAAAGATTCTTTAAGTTCATTATTTGATTAA